A window of Tachyglossus aculeatus isolate mTacAcu1 chromosome 26, mTacAcu1.pri, whole genome shotgun sequence genomic DNA:
acccgatcaccctgcaacctccccagtgcttagcacatagcaagcgcttaataaatgctatcattattatcaggttgtcccacgtggggctcacaatcttaatccccattctccagctgaggtaacggaggcccagagaatcaatcaatcgtatttattgagcgcttactatgtgcagagcactgtactaagcgcttgggaagtacaaactggcatcacatagagacagtccctacccaacagtgggctcacagtctaaaagagaagtgacttgccccacgtcaccCAGCTGTcgcttggcggagcggggatttgaacccacgacctcccaagcccgggctctttccgcgtaagtgcttagcaagtatcattattCTGATTAATAGGGTCTCACGGCGGACAAGTGACGCCGGGGAGGGGACACGGAGGGAGCGGGCGTGTGTTTGGGGGGACGCCGGCCTCCCCGCCTGCGGCCTCCTCGCCCCTCCGCCGCCCACCCTGCGGGCACCCACCATCTCCAAGAGGCGCAGCTTCTCCTCGGACACGAGGTTCTCCTTCCGCAGCTGCTCCACCAGCCCCTCCATGGCCTCCAGCTTGGCGCAGTGGCGCCTGTGCCGCTGCTGCAGGCCCTTGACCTTCCGCTGCAGCCCGGCCACCACCCCGGCCAGCTGGGCAGCGCTCAGCTCCGCTTTATGGTAGCCGTGCTCCGCCTCCAGCCGGCCCTCGGGTTCGGGCTCCCCGCCGCTGTCGCCTCGCTccccgtcgtcctcctcctcctcctcctccatctctaccTCCCCGCCCAGTTCCCCGGCCCCGTGGTTGGAGACGATGGGGACGGTGGAGACGATGGGCAGGCTCAGGGCGGACGACAGCACCGTCTCCGGCGGGGGCGCGGGGGCCGGGGTCAAAGGGGCGGCCGTGGGGATGGTCTCGAAATAGGCCACCATGGGGGCGGGCGAGGCCGGTGGCAGCGGGAGGGGCTCCGGGAAGGGCTCGATGGCCACGTTCTCGATGACCAGGGCCCCGGGCTCCCCGGGCGGCTCAGCCCCCACCAGCTGCAGCAGGGGCACGAGGCTCACGGTGCCCAGCAGCGGGGCCCGCGGGCCCGGCTCGCCCGCGGCCTCCACGTAGACGGGGGCCGAGGCcaggccggggtcgatggcgatGGCCAGGGCCCCCAGGGGCCCGCTCGCCGTCGGGCCGGCCTCCCCTTCCGCCGGCCTCTTGGGCCCCGGCTCCGCCGGCGGGCGGCCCGGGCTCTTCCGTTTCTGAAAGGCAAAGGCGGATCTCGTGAGCGGGCTTCCGTCCCCACCGTCGGCCCCGGATCCGTTGAGGCCTCACcccggggtcatcatcatcatcgtcgtcaatcgtatttcttgagcgcttactgcgtgcagagcactggactaggcgct
This region includes:
- the THAP8 gene encoding THAP domain-containing protein 8; protein product: MPKYCRAPNCSNTAGHLSADNRRISFYKFPLQDPARLQEWLQQMRQDQWVPTRHQHLCSDHFAPSCFEWRWGVRYLKPDAVPTIFRASAGGTKRKSPGRPPAEPGPKRPAEGEAGPTASGPLGALAIAIDPGLASAPVYVEAAGEPGPRAPLLGTVSLVPLLQLVGAEPPGEPGALVIENVAIEPFPEPLPLPPASPAPMVAYFETIPTAAPLTPAPAPPPETVLSSALSLPIVSTVPIVSNHGAGELGGEVEMEEEEEEDDGERGDSGGEPEPEGRLEAEHGYHKAELSAAQLAGVVAGLQRKVKGLQQRHRRHCAKLEAMEGLVEQLRKENLVSEEKLRLLEMACLQTGAVVPEGGGTVAIICQEDDRALVYTVPPQPEEPGPFIHMEEE